CCACATAACAACAATAACTAATATACCACATAATAAAAAATATAATTTGCCCAAGAGCATTTGATAAGAAATAACCAACAAAAAAATTAAACAAAAAAAAGGTAAAAACTTTAAGAAAAACACTATAATATTATTTCAATTTTTAAAGCTATTAATGTTATTGTAAATTGAAGATAATTTCTCATGTTTCACCTCCATTTTGGCAATTAAATATTTTCAAAATTATCAATGATGGTCTTTTGAAAGCATTAATGCTTTCGTGGAGGCTTTTTCTAGATATCCACTATTTAATTGCCATTTTTAAAAAATAATCATGTTTAAATATGATATTCTATAAATTATTAAATAGAAATTTACTTTTTTAGTAAACTTCTGAGATGAAATTTATTTAATGTCTGTATGGAATATTGTAGAGATTTTTCTCTGCAATAAGACATTAACATTATTTTTTAAAAGACAATTAATTCATTTGTTCATATCCAATAAAAGCTATATTTAAAATCGGCTCTTTTGGATACAGTTAAATTCTAACACATTATTGGTTTAATTCAGATTATTTATCTATGAACATGTTATGGGTATTGAAATTACTAATCGTAAAGTTTTCAAAACACATTATTTTCTAACTTTTTTTCTAAACATGTTTTTGTTATAGATTTAACATGATTGTGATTCCATGTCAATTAATTAATCTGAGTTTTTTAAATGCACGTTTCAGTCTATTTTTTTCGCGTATGGTGAAAATAGATAGTTTTATAAATTGCAGTTTTTAGGTCTAGTTCCATAAAATATTTCTTCAAATGGGGGTGTGTTTTTTCATAAAGTCACACTTCAAAAAAATTAATTATTAAAGAAATTGAAATATGATAGTATAAGAGTAATCGTTGGTGATTGTTAATGAATAATAGAAAAGAGATTGCTCATGAGTTTGCAAAGACAATAAATTCAGATAATATTATTAAAATCATATTATTTGGTTCAGTTGCTCGTGGCGATGATACAGAAGAATCTGATATTGATATTTTGATTGTATCTAATGACCGTGAAAATATTGAAGATGTAATCGCTGAAGAAGTAGCGTGGATTATGTATGATAAAAATGAGTTAATTTCTACTCATATTATGTCTGAAGATAGATTCATCAACACACAGCATTTTTCTTTTTTATCTAATGTTCTTTCAGAAGGTGTTGAAATTGGATGAAACTCAAGCATTTTTCAATAAATCTAAAAAGAAATTGCTTAGTGCTCAATCTTCATATGATTAGAGGATTATTCGTCTGCAGTTAGTTTATCGTATTATTCTATGTTTTTGGTTGCAAAAGCTTTGATACTAAAAAAAGGAGTTAAGGCTCCTAAAACACATAATGGGTTAATTTATCTTTTTAAAGTGAATTATATCGAACAAGATGATTTTTCATATGAAAAGTATGTTTATTTAGCAGACACACAATCTGACCGTGAAGACGCTGATTATGATGCATTTGATGAACTTGATGAAAGAATTGCTAGAAAAAGAATTAAACAAGCAGAAGAATTCATTGCCGAAGCTGAAAGATTCATTTAATTGACTAAAATGTATTATAACTATAATTTCAAAAATT
The sequence above is a segment of the uncultured Methanobrevibacter sp. genome. Coding sequences within it:
- a CDS encoding nucleotidyltransferase domain-containing protein, which produces MNNRKEIAHEFAKTINSDNIIKIILFGSVARGDDTEESDIDILIVSNDRENIEDVIAEEVAWIMYDKNELISTHIMSEDRFINTQHFSFLSNVLSEGVEIG